The sequence GTAACTAATGTACCGCGACAGGAGGTCGGGTGAGCGAGAGATGCGTTGCGCCAATTCTACCATGGACTCCGTGCTCAGGTCCGGCACGCCCAAGTCATTCCCGGCCGAGTATAGGCGCTCCCATCTTGGAAGTCGCTgcaccaaaagaaagagaaaagaaaaaatagagagaaagaaagaaaccacatAACACAATATACGCTTAGCAGGGAGGCACCCAGTGATGTAAATACACATAATTTCATATTTCCCTCAAGCTTCTGCTTTAATTACGCATCCAGCGTGATAAGCCATGTTTCCTGAACCAATAGGCCCATAACTCACATGGTAGAAATTTATTAAAACCATAGATCATTTATTAGGCGTCAAGGCCTTTGCACTACCAGCCGAGAGGCCAGATATTATTGCCCGGTGAGAGCTTCGTtcggttcagttcagttcagttcagttcagtaaAGCTGTACATATATGGAAAATCACTAGAACAAGTGAACCTAAAGTCAGACCAAGCGAGAGCAATTCGCAAAGCCCACCCGTTGTTTTCCGTTCTCACTGTACTTGACGCCTCCGCTAGCGCCAATTTTCCGAAGTACACCTCATTTATTCTAGATGTCCTCAAGGCTGAAGAGTTGTATAGATGCTAGTTTGAGTGGGTATGAAGATTAAAAAACGAGAACAAacccaacatgcacacaccgacAGTCCGTGGTGAAGAACCAGCGCCTGAAACAACATCTATTGATCACGTAACCCTTGGGTTTTGTCACGGTTCTGCTGTACTTACAACCTGCACATAGTACTCAATACATTATTTTGAGAGATATTACAAATGATCTGGCAAGTCAATGTGATGTCCTCTAAAAAGCTGCAGTGATCTAGTGGCTACACGACGCGCAATACGATTGTTATACGGCAGCTACGgagagaataaataaataaataaataaataaataaataaataaataaataaataaataaatatataaataaataaataaataaataaataaataaatgacaactGGTGCGTCACACAGCAGTTCACACCATCACATCGTTTTCTATGTAACAGCCTCTATGGGTTGTAGGTGTGCTTGTTGGTTACAGCCGTTCATAGTTAAGTTCGTTTGCACTTAATTAGAACTGCACGAACAGTTTGGGTTCGGCAGGGGGTAGAAAACTAGAGAGGATAATATTGTTTGCAAATTAGTAGCTGTAAACGGTTCACTTGTGTTTGCTTGCGGATTAATCGCAGCTTTGATGAAACAACATGTGAATTTTACTTGCTTTTATTAGTAAAGCAGAGAGTATGCATTAAGCGGCGCAAGTTCAACAGCAATAATTCTTAAATGATGGAGCTTCGATGAAACGGAATTCGTATGACTTTGGGCTTAGTGAATGAGCCGCTGGTATACGGTGGCTTATCATAAGACCATAAGTGTATTTATAGCGTTGGGCTGCACTGCCTTTTTGTTGGATTGTTAAATACGGAATAATGAAGGTAGCTTTAGAAAAGCCCGCTGCGCTACTTTCGATGTTTGCTACACATATTCCCACAATATTACCAACAATTTCTTTTGAAATCAGGAACGTGGTTGTAAGGCTAACGGCTGCACATATCGCTAGACCACTTCTTCTTCCTATCATTAGCAGCGACAAGCACTGAAGTACCTGGAAGGAAGCCGCCATGTTGGCATTTTGCAGATCCAGGTAGTAGACGCTGTAGTCCAGGAGTTCGCCACTTGAACGTCGGTAGCTGTAGAGCCGCAACGACGGATTGGTGGGAACCGAGATAGATTTGTAAACCGAATGACCATTTCCGTAGGGTGTGACCGATCCGGTCAAATGCGCAGAGCTGACTGGCGTGCCTGCATTCCATTACATGATTCTGAGAACAAAATACAGTTGCGCTTGAAATGGCTGCCTTgacgtgttagccagcgtcacggAAACAAGTAACAGTAGAAGACATACGGGACAGGAGTGACTACAAATGGTCGATTATTGCTTGTTTTTATCGCCAATTCTGTGCACTCTGTTCATGAGTTCATCAGTTATTGCCAGGTTTTTTCATTCTCATCAGCGTTAGGCTATCGAATAACTTGTCATAGCAAAGAGCTCGTTATTCAAAAGCAGTGCGCTAAGTGTCATTGTTAGATTCGTAAATGAAAGCGCACACACACGTGTTTTGTGATAGTGAAGGCAAATGGGCACTGATTATAAATttttacaaagaaagaaaggccacTGCATCCCTAGATTCTGGGCTGATCATAACTGAGAAGGCACCCGTCCAAACCTAAATTTTGGCGCTGCACTGAATTCCAAACAAAGTATGCATCCGTAAAGCCACGGCACTCGCCTGCTTTGTCCGATAGTAAGACGAAGGCGTTGGTGTGCTGATGTCCGAAAAACTGTCCAGTCACAACGTCCTTGTAATTGCCGATAAGGTCCTGGTAGCCTTCGTTGATGTCATCGAAGAAAGAAATACGGGCATCCGCATTCGGAAGGGACCGGCTAAAGAAGCCAGGTCCGATGTGTCCAGAGATGAACACCTAGCATGTAAACGAAGACAATTGCACCAGATAGTTACTTCTAGCACGCCGAGAAACTAATTGGTTTTTCCGCCATCACTGAGGGGTTAAGATAGTAATAGCAATACGTACTTCCGGTGTCAGGTGGATAGTAATGGCAATAAGTGGCAGCTATTAGGAAGGCAAAGCCGCTTGTTGATCAGAGCTGTGGCAGGAAAACGTATGTCTGCACGCAACCTAACCAAGACTTGTCTTCCGTAGCGGCACATGTTTTCAGTCTGATGCATGTTCAGAAACGACCACTGCACAGCAAAATTCTGCCCGCCAGTCCCAGCAACACCACATATTGCTTCCTTCACAACTCTCCTTCTATTATGCTCCCTCAAGCAAGCACTCAATAGAATAATATGAGTAATTTCTCGAAATATATTTCGTCTACAACGCATTTAGAGCTTATCAAATCAGTATTCTTGCTGCCCTACAAACGTTGTTATCGCCTTCGTTCTACAGCATTGAAATTTCCCGCACTTTTGTACGGCTAGCTTCCAATAACTGAGATATGCCTCGGCATATCTAGAGAGAGCACTAAATTACTCTTCCCGCGCGCACTAGAGCGTGCTTGTCAACTTTTATCCTTTGATGTTGCTTGGAGCATGGAGTAAGCACATTTTAAACATGTCGGCAACCCTCGCGTCTCTCTGCAAGCTGTTTGTATTCCAACCCTACCTTCTGTCCCTGTCGCTGTGCGTCATGAAGCTGTTGTCGCAGCCATTCGAGCTGCTCGTCATCACTTGATCTCGTCGATCCGCCCTTATTCATAGTGTACCACAGCACAGAGTTGAGGCACACCAGGCGAATGTTCTTTGATAGTGGTAGGCTGTAATATCCACCTGTACAGTGGAAAGAATGAACACGACAACGTTCATCAGCGAGTAGCAAGCGATCGAAGTTTGTGAACACCAGCATCGAATGGGTAACGTAAAATGGGAACGCAAGTAATGaagcaaaataactttatttcAATTAGGAAGCCTCAGGTATTCGTACAGCTCAATTTGTGCAAGAAATATAACATCAATACCAGCCTCGTAGCGTGCATGTCGTACGAATTTCAAAATACGGGGGCATAAAACGGAAGCCACCATCAAACATTATCGCCCCGTGTCACTCTTGTCTCCGTTTGCAAAAGGGTTTGAAATAGCTATGTTTACACATCTGTAGTTTTTCTTTAAGCATAAGACTAGCGTGTTCTAATATGGCTTTGTTCATGGTAGGTCTGTGGAAACAAACCTTGTTTCTTTTCTCGATGCTGCAGGACCCGCTGTTGCTAACGGAAGGCAGTTAGACACCATATACTTCGAATTGTCAAAAGCATTTGATGTTGCTTCTCATGATCGTCTTATCCATAAACTCTCGTGTTACCGCGTTAGTACTAGCCTATGCACACTGATTAAAGAGTACCTCTCAACTCGGTTAAATTGTGTTCGCGTTGGTGCTAAGTAATCTTTACCTGATGAATCAACTTCCGGTGCTTCGCAAGGGTCGATCTCAGGCCCATTATTTTCCAATATCTTTGTTAATAACTTTGAAGAATGTTTGCGTTATTCGCGTCTCCTTTTATACGCTGACGGTATTAAACTTCACCGTGAAATAGAATCAGAGCAGGATTGTGGAATTATTACAGGAAGATGTTAATTCTGTTGCGGAGTGGTGTGCTTCCAACTTTTTGCGCATTAATCAAACTAAGACACTTGTTGTTTCCTATAATCGTAAAATGTGCCATTTACTATGTGAATACTCATTTGATAAAATTCCTTTGAAAAGAGCGAGTTGTACGCGCGACTTAAGAATATTGGTGGACTCCCAGATAACTTTCCAAAACCATGTTTCAAACATCGTTAATGTGTCTGCAGGAAGTTAGGCCTCATATCAAGGATAAGTGAAAAGTTTACGAATGTGAACTGCGTCATTCTCTTGTATTTTTCTGTTGTCTCCTCGAAGTTAGAGTTTCGTTCTGTTGAATGGAACTGTATTAATTTGACCAATGTTGCAGCAACGGAATGtgatgtgttcagcgacgtttCATTCGTATCCTGTACGTTCGATCTCTCGGACGCCGTGTATTTTATGCCTATGAGCATGTACTGCGCATGTTTAATATTAGACCCATAGAAATAAGGCGGAAATACCATGATTACTTATTTTTGTATAAACTAATTCACAACTTCTGTCCGCAGTTACTGCCAGCTGTAACGTTCTTCGTGCCTCGCCTTAACCTGCGTAATCATAGCATTTTCTACGTGAATTCCTCTTGCACCTCTAACGCTATAACACGTCTTGCAACACAACAAAATAACATGCGTGATGATTTCCATATATTCAGTTCTACTATTTGCTCATTATGACTTCTGTCTCTGAATAATTCAATTTCTTGTTGCACTTTGTACCACTGTTGTTTCAGAtattctcttttcttcttttggtgTTATGTTCTTTGTGTAACACAAGTGCACCAATATTAAGGCgtaaagctgttcttgggcactttaagaaaataaatcAAAGAATAAATAAGAAATATTTTGCGGCAGATACTTTATTCTCGTGTTCACAACGGATAGAAACATAAGTTTCAAAACAAGAATTTATTGCTAACACATGAACAAAATGCCGAGAAATTTATTCACGAAGTAAATTGTGCTGAATTTGTACTCAGTAAATGAAACAATATTTATGTTTGTTACAGCAGAAGCTTATTTCCTGAAGAGCACTTTAGCAAGCAAAACCACCATCAGCTCTTTCTGCGCTGTCCTGAACATCTCTATACTTGATCGCAATACTTGAGGTGCAATAAACTCAACAGTGCTGTTAAATGAACTAGTTGGTTGCGAaatcttaaattttttttcttttaggcatTCACCATCATTTAAAAATAACGTGATAACTGAATTTGAACCAGTTCTGCTGACATCACAAAGATAAAAGCGAACTATCTCAATCAGGAGTTGAGTGGTATGCGAGGTAAAAATGTTATacctttatttgtttatttattcgtttattcatTTACATCACAAGCTCgagaaggagtattgcgtgagggagGAGGGCGACACATAATAACAAAGAAGCAGCAACGAAGAAGTTAAACAATGTTATAAATATAAACAGCGACATGAAATTAATGAATAAGATATTCTCAAAAGAACCGAAACAATGAAATGGTAAGATAAAGTTCCACTACATTTAATCCTTCCTGCTTGTGTAGCTTCGTGCTAAGTAAATTTCTGTTGTAATCTAGCGTTTGCGGTGTCAATGTCTCCTCTTTGTGTCCCCGTTTAGATCGCACTGGTCACACGAATGAAGAAAAACAAACTCACATACTACAGCGCGCTAACAGCATTACAAAAGGTTAATGAAAAATACGACCACCTTAAATCTGAACTTAATACCGTAGTTCACACATACAAAGTGTAAACGACTTTTATGCGTGCACAGGCTTATCGCAAAGTAGTAAAAGACATTGAGTGCGGCTTCATCCTttacacagcgaagctgttttatGCGGAccatgtgccgtcgttgtcggattTCGCTAAAAATACAATGGCTCGAGCCTTGTCGTctacttccacagctggctcgttggcaccCCTCGGCGCTATCgcgtgaacgcgctcgtgccactgctctcgcgttcgtcgtcgtcgtcttccacagctggctctatTGCCGCTCGTTGTTCGAGcgcagaatttcacttctgtcgtcgtaatcgGGAGGCCGCGTTTTTGGGGGTATGacccattgcttaagggggtatgagccatcgattgtcttacgtgacggacggatttaattttgaagcacgCGGCTGTGATTACGAAATGTTAACTCCGCCATCTGCCGACAACTCAAGAGCAAGCAATGCAGGATTCAACGTCTCCAGACAAAGCACTGCAAGCAAAGGAGGCACACGAAGCAGTGAAGACACAAGAGACAACTCAAGATCAAGCAAATACAACATTACAtacgaaattaatgaaaaataatTGGATGGCTTTCATTTCACGCCAAACCTTGCTCTCATTACTGGCGCGCAAAAAAGGCGGTTCGACTTGCacgcgaaaaataaaaaaac comes from Dermacentor andersoni chromosome 9, qqDerAnde1_hic_scaffold, whole genome shotgun sequence and encodes:
- the LOC126527460 gene encoding acid sphingomyelinase-like phosphodiesterase 3b — translated: MKKPGTPVSSAHLTGSVTPYGNGHSVYKSISVPTNPSLRLYSYRRSSGELLDYSVYYLDLQNANMAASFQRLPRWERLYSAGNDLGVPDLSTESMVELAQRISRSPDLLSRYISYSSSLKDVGPCDGACRQTMLCAILASRRAFHVACLARGTKGHSARGLPMNDGTEPLPTIRDVIVGLSISVSVVAGIVLLALAKRSRMMQGPRYGRFS